From Hymenobacter sedentarius, a single genomic window includes:
- a CDS encoding lipoprotein signal peptidase, whose amino-acid sequence MHPTLTNRQQSAAKFFLLALLIIVIDQLSKWAVHTYMQPGMAGEIPVFGNWFKLHYTLNPGMAFGAELPAPYGKLALTAFRLVAVFGLSYYIIRLCRQRASGGYIACMALILGGAVGNLIDSVFYGIIYNNAPFASPTRWFYGQVVDMLYVDIYEGFLPQSWPLLGGKYVSLWPIFNIADSSIFVGVALILLNQSRFFHQQEENQAVARERAPLVAPDSENLA is encoded by the coding sequence ATGCACCCAACCCTCACCAATCGCCAGCAATCCGCCGCTAAATTCTTCCTGCTGGCTCTGCTCATTATTGTCATCGACCAGCTCTCGAAGTGGGCCGTGCATACCTACATGCAGCCCGGCATGGCAGGGGAAATTCCGGTATTTGGCAACTGGTTTAAGCTTCATTACACGCTGAATCCGGGCATGGCTTTCGGGGCCGAACTGCCGGCGCCCTACGGCAAGCTGGCGCTCACTGCTTTTCGCTTGGTGGCCGTGTTTGGCTTGAGCTACTACATTATTCGCCTGTGCCGCCAGCGGGCTTCGGGCGGCTACATCGCTTGCATGGCCCTGATTCTGGGCGGCGCTGTAGGCAACCTGATAGACTCGGTTTTCTACGGCATCATCTACAACAACGCCCCCTTTGCCTCGCCCACGCGTTGGTTCTACGGCCAGGTTGTTGACATGCTGTACGTGGACATCTACGAAGGCTTTTTGCCCCAAAGCTGGCCGCTGCTAGGAGGGAAGTACGTGTCGCTCTGGCCCATCTTCAACATTGCTGATTCCTCCATTTTCGTAGGCGTGGCCTTGATTCTGCTCAATCAGAGCCGTTTTTTCCATCAGCAAGAGGAGAACCAAGCTGTTGCTAGGGAACGTGCTCCCTTGGTAGCTCCTGACTCTGAGAACCTGGCTTGA
- a CDS encoding DUF721 domain-containing protein, which produces MKKHSSPSRFGDISLKEGLEALVRAYRLQGKLNEVTVVSSWERVMGKAVALKTQEVYVNKGRLFVRLSSAPLKHELLMAKTRVAELINAEVGETVVTEVIFL; this is translated from the coding sequence GTGAAAAAGCACTCATCCCCTTCTCGCTTCGGTGACATCTCCCTCAAGGAAGGCCTCGAGGCATTAGTTCGGGCGTACCGCCTCCAGGGCAAGCTCAACGAGGTAACGGTGGTATCGAGCTGGGAGCGGGTCATGGGAAAAGCCGTAGCGCTGAAGACCCAGGAGGTGTACGTCAACAAAGGCCGCCTCTTTGTCCGTCTTAGCTCCGCCCCCCTCAAGCATGAGCTGCTTATGGCGAAGACCCGGGTTGCCGAGCTCATCAATGCCGAAGTGGGAGAAACCGTCGTCACGGAAGTCATTTTCCTGTAG
- the rnr gene encoding ribonuclease R, which produces MNTPETPRAPRAKREKPEPAPITQAQVLSAFTDNPTKVLAYRQLSRRLGVTTKGQREEIFAHIKVLRKNGLITLLQNDEYRLADTEAVAAALMPSNARKSTKKAQPPTSPDVERFAAAEFGQNPVVHRRRGAGFDYVGDDSRPKRDTNTVIGTVDLATPNFAFVVPEGTGNADDIRVFTDQLKFALQGDVVRVRLRSSRDGRPVGDVVEVLKRVRPEIVGRLQVQGTLGFVKADNRKVYFDVFVPPHLLHDARDGDKVLVRINEFPEDSGRQPVGEVVRNFGAAGGNEAEINAIMAEFGLPFEFPEEVETESEGISEFISEEEIARRRDFRNITTFTIDPADAKDFDDALSIQKLENGHWEVGVHIADVTHYVRPGTELEREGKHRATSVYLVDRVIPMLPERLSNGLCSLRPHEDKLTFSAVFELDENGKLYESWFGKTIIHSDRRFSYEEAQERIESKAGDHAEEINVLNDMAHKICAQRFKQGAITFETQEVKFRLDEQGKPLGVYVKERKDAHKMIEEFMLLANRKVAEFVFNLKKTKPRFTMVYRTHDAPEPERLQTFALFAQKFGYQLKLDNPKKVSTELNNLSSEVVGKPEQNVLQGLAIRTMAKAIYSTEPLGHFGLAFDHYSHFTSPIRRYPDMMAHRLLEHYLLGGKNVAVDPVEEECKHSSAREKLAANAERASIKFKQVEFMADEIGNTFKGVVSGLTERGMYIEIEENKCEGMVRLSDIPGDFFELDKDNYRIVGQKTKRIIQFGDVMEVVVKSANLLDRTIDFELVDNRPDHVKKREAEERKTRGGGAPRGYRDHSSGGMAKGAHKGNKRR; this is translated from the coding sequence ATGAATACCCCCGAAACTCCCCGGGCTCCCCGCGCCAAGCGCGAAAAGCCCGAACCCGCGCCCATCACGCAAGCCCAAGTGCTTAGTGCTTTTACCGACAACCCCACCAAAGTCCTTGCCTACCGGCAGCTGTCGCGCCGCCTCGGCGTCACGACCAAGGGCCAGCGCGAAGAAATCTTTGCCCACATCAAGGTGCTGCGCAAAAACGGGCTCATTACGCTGCTTCAGAACGACGAATACCGCCTGGCCGATACGGAAGCCGTGGCAGCCGCGCTGATGCCGTCTAATGCCCGCAAATCGACTAAAAAAGCCCAGCCGCCGACAAGCCCGGACGTAGAGCGTTTTGCCGCTGCCGAGTTTGGCCAGAACCCCGTGGTGCACCGCCGCCGCGGGGCTGGCTTCGACTACGTGGGCGACGACTCCCGCCCGAAGCGCGATACCAACACGGTTATCGGCACCGTGGATTTGGCCACGCCCAACTTCGCCTTTGTGGTACCCGAAGGCACCGGCAACGCCGACGACATCCGCGTCTTCACCGACCAGCTCAAGTTTGCGCTGCAGGGCGACGTGGTGCGGGTGCGCCTGCGCAGCTCCCGCGACGGCCGCCCGGTGGGCGACGTGGTAGAAGTGCTCAAGCGCGTGCGTCCCGAAATCGTGGGGCGCCTGCAGGTGCAGGGCACGCTCGGCTTCGTGAAGGCCGACAACCGCAAGGTGTACTTCGACGTGTTTGTGCCCCCGCACTTGCTGCACGACGCCCGCGACGGCGACAAGGTGCTGGTGCGCATCAACGAGTTTCCGGAAGACAGCGGCCGCCAGCCGGTGGGCGAGGTCGTCCGCAACTTCGGCGCCGCCGGCGGCAACGAAGCCGAGATTAACGCCATCATGGCCGAGTTCGGCTTGCCCTTCGAATTCCCCGAAGAAGTAGAAACCGAATCGGAAGGCATCAGCGAGTTTATCTCCGAAGAGGAAATTGCCCGCCGCCGCGACTTCCGCAACATCACCACCTTCACCATCGACCCGGCCGACGCCAAGGACTTCGACGATGCCCTGAGCATTCAGAAGCTGGAGAACGGCCACTGGGAAGTAGGCGTGCACATCGCCGACGTGACCCACTACGTGCGCCCCGGCACCGAGCTGGAGCGCGAGGGCAAGCACCGCGCCACCTCGGTGTACCTGGTGGACCGCGTGATTCCCATGCTGCCCGAGCGCCTGAGCAACGGCCTCTGCTCGCTGCGCCCGCATGAGGACAAGCTGACTTTTTCGGCTGTCTTTGAGCTGGACGAAAACGGCAAGCTCTACGAGTCGTGGTTCGGCAAAACTATCATTCACTCCGACCGCCGCTTCTCCTACGAGGAGGCCCAGGAGCGCATCGAGAGCAAAGCCGGCGACCACGCCGAGGAGATAAATGTGCTCAACGACATGGCGCATAAAATCTGCGCCCAGCGCTTCAAGCAAGGTGCCATTACCTTCGAAACCCAGGAAGTGAAGTTCCGTCTCGACGAGCAAGGCAAGCCCCTCGGCGTGTATGTGAAGGAGCGCAAGGACGCGCACAAGATGATTGAGGAGTTCATGCTGCTCGCTAACCGCAAGGTGGCCGAGTTCGTGTTCAACCTCAAAAAGACCAAGCCGCGCTTCACCATGGTGTACCGCACCCACGACGCCCCCGAACCCGAACGCCTGCAAACCTTCGCCCTCTTCGCCCAGAAGTTCGGCTACCAGCTCAAGCTCGACAACCCCAAAAAGGTGAGCACCGAGCTCAACAACCTGAGCTCGGAAGTGGTGGGCAAGCCCGAACAGAACGTGCTCCAAGGTTTGGCCATCCGGACCATGGCCAAGGCCATCTACAGCACCGAGCCGCTGGGTCACTTCGGCCTGGCCTTCGACCACTACTCGCACTTCACCTCGCCCATCCGCCGCTACCCCGACATGATGGCCCACCGCCTGCTCGAGCACTACCTGCTCGGCGGTAAGAACGTGGCCGTCGACCCCGTGGAAGAAGAGTGCAAGCACTCCTCGGCCCGCGAAAAACTAGCGGCCAACGCCGAGCGCGCCAGCATCAAGTTCAAGCAGGTGGAGTTCATGGCCGACGAAATTGGCAACACCTTCAAAGGCGTCGTATCGGGCCTCACCGAGCGGGGCATGTACATCGAAATTGAGGAGAACAAGTGCGAAGGCATGGTTCGCCTGAGCGACATTCCCGGCGACTTCTTCGAACTCGACAAGGATAACTACCGCATCGTGGGCCAGAAGACCAAGCGCATCATCCAGTTCGGCGACGTGATGGAAGTGGTGGTAAAATCCGCCAACCTGCTCGACCGCACCATTGACTTTGAACTAGTCGATAACCGCCCCGACCACGTAAAAAAGCGCGAAGCTGAGGAGCGCAAGACCCGTGGCGGCGGAGCCCCCCGCGGTTACCGTGACCATAGCAGCGGCGGCATGGCCAAAGGTGCCCACAAAGGCAACAAGCGCCGGTAG
- the recF gene encoding DNA replication/repair protein RecF (All proteins in this family for which functions are known are DNA-binding proteins that assist the filamentation of RecA onto DNA for the initiation of recombination or recombinational repair.) — MTLDSLQLLFFKNYDDASLRLSPGLNCFIGDNGSGKTNLLDAIHYLSLTKSAITASDALCIKQGADFFVVKGNFSSERAPEHETIQVSLRAGQKKTLTHNKQPYERMADHIGRYPAVLISPYDTDLIRQGSEDRRKYFDSLMAQLDHEFLELLIAYNALLRQRNAVLKQGGDRPSHGFDRDYLLALDEQLAPIGQQLTSLREAFLAEYVPIFQRHYRQLADGREVVTLTYKSQLLGADFAQLLRSNERRDFALQRSTTGSHRDDFVFLMDELAVKSHASQGQQKSFAIALKLAQFEMLAARQHHKPLLLLDDIFDRLDDKRIARLLELVADETFGQVFLTDTNLERTDQALARVSIPILRFRVHDGTVAPV; from the coding sequence ATGACCCTCGACTCCCTCCAGCTGCTTTTTTTTAAAAATTACGACGACGCTTCCCTGCGTTTATCCCCCGGCCTCAACTGCTTTATTGGCGATAACGGCAGTGGAAAAACCAATTTGCTGGATGCCATTCACTATTTGTCGCTCACCAAGAGTGCTATTACGGCATCAGACGCCCTTTGCATAAAGCAAGGCGCTGATTTCTTTGTAGTTAAGGGGAATTTTTCTTCCGAAAGGGCTCCCGAACACGAAACCATCCAGGTTAGCCTGCGGGCAGGTCAAAAAAAGACCCTCACCCACAACAAGCAGCCTTATGAACGCATGGCCGACCACATCGGTCGGTACCCCGCCGTGCTTATCTCCCCCTACGACACCGACCTCATTCGGCAGGGCAGCGAAGACCGCCGCAAGTATTTCGATAGCTTGATGGCTCAACTCGACCACGAGTTTCTGGAGCTACTCATTGCTTACAATGCCTTGCTCCGCCAACGCAATGCGGTGCTCAAGCAAGGCGGCGACCGTCCCTCGCACGGTTTCGACCGCGACTACCTGCTGGCATTGGATGAGCAGCTGGCCCCGATTGGGCAGCAGCTCACCTCCCTCCGCGAGGCGTTCCTGGCCGAGTACGTGCCCATCTTTCAGCGCCACTATCGGCAGCTTGCCGATGGCCGCGAAGTTGTGACCCTAACCTATAAGAGCCAATTACTCGGCGCTGACTTTGCCCAATTGCTGCGAAGCAACGAGCGGCGCGACTTTGCCCTGCAGCGCAGTACCACCGGCTCGCACCGCGACGACTTCGTCTTTCTTATGGACGAACTGGCGGTGAAAAGCCACGCGTCGCAAGGGCAGCAGAAGTCCTTTGCCATTGCTCTTAAGCTGGCTCAATTTGAAATGCTCGCGGCCAGGCAGCACCACAAGCCCCTGCTTCTCCTCGACGACATCTTCGACCGCCTCGACGACAAACGCATTGCCCGCCTACTTGAGCTGGTAGCCGACGAGACTTTTGGCCAGGTTTTTCTGACCGACACCAACCTGGAACGGACCGACCAAGCCCTTGCTCGGGTCTCTATTCCCATCCTCCGCTTTCGGGTGCATGACGGTACGGTAGCGCCCGTTTAG
- a CDS encoding helix-turn-helix domain-containing protein: protein MPHQGEILQEAIKNSGISITRIVDELGITRPTIYRKFKEDTIDYNFVKKVGEIINHDFSIDFTAVQQSSLPFVTSAPRPVVTPVVTPRVTQSQSPDVDPSRQLLILQSKYIALLEAYNELLLKVYGPK from the coding sequence ATGCCACATCAAGGCGAAATCCTGCAAGAAGCTATCAAAAACAGCGGTATTTCCATCACCCGTATCGTGGACGAACTGGGTATTACACGTCCTACTATTTACCGTAAATTCAAAGAAGACACTATTGATTACAACTTCGTAAAGAAGGTGGGTGAAATTATCAATCATGACTTTTCAATTGACTTTACAGCTGTACAACAATCGTCTTTACCATTTGTAACATCTGCGCCTCGTCCTGTTGTAACACCTGTTGTTACACCTCGTGTAACACAGTCGCAAAGCCCTGACGTTGACCCTTCCCGGCAGCTTTTAATACTCCAGTCTAAGTACATTGCCCTTTTGGAGGCCTACAATGAGCTATTGCTAAAAGTGTATGGGCCGAAGTGA
- a CDS encoding glycerophosphodiester phosphodiesterase family protein, which yields MPTLLSTPPFTARGPEVHGHRGCRGLRPENTLGAFLHALSLGVDVIELDVVISADRQVVVSHEPWLNSQICLDPNGERICSNDREQFNIYQMSYVEIRRCDCGLLRHPGFPEQVSSPAYKPLLSEALATLEAASQQLEHPPLGYSVEIKSSPEGDNIFHPEPAEFLSLVLAELSAAQVLARTTLLSFDVRILQLAHQLQPNLATCLLVEENLPWSSSIDNLGFTPTTFGPDFHSVTEKAVRALRTDFPGLRLVPWTVNEPADMQRLLALGVDGMTTDYPDRLLSILSREVW from the coding sequence ATGCCTACTCTACTTTCAACGCCTCCTTTCACCGCTCGCGGCCCGGAGGTACACGGGCATCGGGGCTGTCGTGGGCTACGGCCCGAGAACACACTGGGTGCCTTTCTTCACGCATTGTCGCTGGGCGTCGACGTTATTGAGCTGGACGTTGTCATCTCCGCCGATAGGCAGGTAGTGGTATCGCACGAGCCCTGGCTCAACTCCCAGATTTGCCTCGACCCCAATGGCGAGCGCATCTGCTCAAACGATAGGGAGCAGTTCAATATATATCAAATGTCCTATGTCGAAATCCGCCGTTGTGACTGCGGCCTGCTCCGGCACCCGGGCTTTCCTGAGCAAGTTTCGTCGCCCGCATACAAACCCCTGCTAAGCGAAGCGCTTGCCACTCTGGAAGCCGCTTCACAGCAGCTAGAGCATCCACCGCTTGGCTACTCCGTTGAAATTAAAAGCAGTCCCGAGGGAGACAATATCTTTCATCCCGAGCCAGCCGAATTCCTGTCCTTGGTCCTGGCCGAGCTCAGCGCGGCGCAGGTGTTGGCACGCACTACGTTGCTCAGCTTTGACGTGCGCATTCTCCAATTGGCCCACCAACTTCAGCCCAATTTGGCTACCTGCCTTTTGGTTGAGGAGAACCTGCCGTGGTCTTCCAGCATTGACAACTTAGGGTTTACACCTACCACGTTTGGACCCGATTTTCATTCTGTCACGGAAAAGGCTGTCCGGGCTTTGCGAACAGATTTCCCCGGCCTGCGCTTGGTGCCTTGGACTGTAAATGAACCGGCGGACATGCAACGGCTCCTAGCACTTGGCGTCGACGGCATGACCACGGATTATCCCGACCGGCTGCTCTCTATTCTTTCACGGGAGGTCTGGTAG
- a CDS encoding polyprenyl synthetase family protein, translating to MTPADFPAQITAALAQLNYGEQPDTLYAPIRYIMGLGGKRIRPLLTLLGAHLFTDELTPILKPALATEVFHNFTLLHDDLMDQAPLRRGQATVHEKWNPNVAILSGDVMLVRAYELFLDVPAEQLPTILRRFGQTAAEVCEGQQWDMNFETEPQVSIAQYLDMIRLKTAVLLGFCLELGARLSGATEEDADHLRQFGTDIGLAFQLRDDLLDVYGDAATFGKRVGGDIVSDKKTFLLLTALAQANDSQQTILRQLIAQPVTDADAKVLAVRSIYDELEIRPQTEALINTYFQDALQHLERVAAPAVRKEPLHHLALQLMDREN from the coding sequence ATGACCCCTGCTGACTTCCCCGCTCAAATCACTGCTGCCCTCGCTCAGCTCAATTATGGCGAGCAGCCCGATACGCTGTACGCCCCCATCCGCTACATCATGGGCTTGGGCGGCAAGCGCATTCGGCCGCTGCTCACACTGCTCGGTGCCCACCTTTTCACCGACGAGCTGACGCCCATCCTCAAGCCCGCGCTGGCCACCGAAGTCTTCCACAACTTCACCCTGCTCCACGACGACCTCATGGACCAGGCTCCGCTGCGCCGCGGCCAGGCCACAGTGCACGAAAAGTGGAACCCGAACGTGGCCATCCTCTCCGGCGACGTAATGCTGGTACGGGCCTACGAGCTGTTTCTAGACGTGCCCGCTGAGCAACTCCCCACCATCCTGCGGCGCTTCGGCCAGACGGCCGCCGAGGTCTGCGAAGGCCAGCAGTGGGACATGAACTTCGAGACCGAGCCCCAGGTGAGCATTGCCCAATACCTGGACATGATTCGGCTGAAAACGGCCGTACTCCTGGGCTTCTGCCTGGAGCTGGGCGCCCGCCTCAGCGGTGCCACCGAAGAAGATGCCGACCACCTCCGCCAGTTCGGCACCGACATTGGGCTAGCCTTCCAACTGCGCGACGACCTGCTCGACGTGTACGGGGACGCCGCCACCTTCGGCAAGCGGGTAGGGGGCGACATCGTTTCCGACAAGAAGACCTTCCTGCTACTGACCGCCCTGGCCCAAGCCAACGATTCCCAGCAAACCATCCTGCGCCAGCTCATCGCCCAGCCCGTGACCGACGCCGACGCCAAGGTACTGGCCGTGCGCAGCATCTACGACGAGCTCGAAATTCGCCCCCAGACGGAAGCTCTCATCAATACCTACTTCCAGGACGCCCTCCAGCATTTGGAGCGCGTAGCGGCCCCCGCTGTGCGCAAGGAGCCCCTGCATCACCTCGCGCTCCAGCTCATGGACCGCGAAAACTAA
- a CDS encoding rhomboid family intramembrane serine protease, whose protein sequence is MFNPILILIGLTVAISAYAWSKDELMNAWIMEPYRMARSGGQWYRLLTSGFLHADWAHLLFNMFAFYSFGPVVLRTLVEGYGPGPGIGLFLLLYLGGIILSDLPTYFQHRDNRGYRSLGASGGVSSVLFASILLFPVNNNGGGIIIFPIPFPIQPFVFGVLYLAYSWYMGRRRADNINHDAHFYGALYGVVLLLALMPFAGPAFISQISLFIQSKF, encoded by the coding sequence GTGTTCAATCCCATTCTGATTCTCATCGGCCTCACGGTCGCCATCTCCGCCTACGCCTGGTCGAAGGACGAACTGATGAACGCCTGGATAATGGAGCCGTACCGCATGGCCCGCTCCGGCGGGCAGTGGTACCGCCTGCTCACTTCCGGCTTTCTGCACGCCGACTGGGCCCACCTTTTGTTCAACATGTTTGCCTTCTACTCCTTCGGCCCGGTAGTGCTCCGGACGCTGGTAGAAGGGTACGGCCCAGGTCCCGGTATCGGCTTGTTTCTTCTCTTGTACCTGGGTGGCATCATTCTCTCCGACCTGCCCACGTACTTCCAGCACCGCGACAACCGGGGCTACCGCAGCCTGGGCGCCTCGGGCGGGGTGTCGTCGGTGCTGTTTGCCAGCATCCTGCTTTTTCCGGTGAACAACAACGGGGGCGGCATCATCATTTTCCCCATTCCTTTCCCCATTCAGCCTTTCGTCTTCGGTGTCCTTTACCTGGCTTACTCCTGGTACATGGGCCGGCGCCGGGCCGACAACATCAACCACGACGCCCACTTCTATGGCGCGCTCTACGGCGTGGTCCTCCTGCTGGCCCTGATGCCATTCGCGGGGCCAGCTTTCATTAGCCAGATAAGCTTGTTTATTCAATCAAAATTCTGA
- a CDS encoding PLD nuclease N-terminal domain-containing protein — protein MHTLRHFASRLPFAALALPLMMLATSCSRFDANGSLSTWGYVLLALDLFAMFDVFRQPWTIGKKLLWAAVIFFFPFIGLIIYFMFAGRGKSNTGVV, from the coding sequence ATGCACACCCTTCGCCATTTCGCTTCCCGTTTGCCTTTTGCGGCCTTAGCGCTTCCCCTGATGATGCTTGCCACCTCGTGCAGCCGCTTCGATGCTAATGGCAGCTTGAGCACCTGGGGCTACGTCCTTCTTGCGCTCGATCTTTTTGCCATGTTTGATGTGTTCCGCCAGCCCTGGACCATCGGCAAGAAGCTTCTGTGGGCCGCGGTGATTTTCTTTTTCCCCTTCATCGGCCTCATCATCTACTTCATGTTTGCCGGTCGTGGCAAGTCCAATACCGGGGTGGTATAG
- a CDS encoding GIY-YIG nuclease family protein, whose amino-acid sequence MYVYILTNQTQTVLYIGVTNDLTRRLYEHSSGRGDAGKFTGRYQADLLGSVYS is encoded by the coding sequence ATGTACGTCTACATCCTGACGAATCAAACACAAACTGTTTTGTACATCGGCGTCACTAACGACCTCACGAGACGGCTTTATGAGCACAGCAGCGGTCGAGGGGATGCAGGGAAATTCACCGGGCGGTATCAGGCTGATTTGCTAGGGAGTGTTTACAGTTAA
- a CDS encoding ABC transporter ATP-binding protein: MPNPLLTVSNLTIDFSSHRGDVRAVDNVSFELNRGETLAIVGESGSGKSVTSLALLGLIPMPPGRISSGSTVFLSEKLGNTDLLKISETDLRQVRGNDIGMIFQEPMTSLNPVYTCGSQVVEALLLHTDCTPKAAKQRTIELFAEAQLPRPEAIFNSYPHEISGGQKQRVMIAMAMACRPALLIADEPTTALDVTVQARMLRLIDDLRRQHNTAVLFITHDLGVVAEIADRILVMYRGKVVEQGRVLDIFSNPQHPYTKGLLACRPRLSVGKKRLPVVADFMREDASGQLLAQPAPVLPLPDEALVESSPEVEQQQLRDKIETAKTFPVEHSPVRDVPRPVELTSVPFNEPLVASTTSSTEPLLQVQNLQVYFPLRKGFFRRATDYVRAVDDVSFTLYPGETIGLVGESGCGKTTLGRALLRLTEPTAGSILFEGTDLAKLSSGDLRRRRRDLQLVFQDPYAALNPMLTVGEAIWEPMRVHNVGGTRQQQKAKVMELLRTVGLREEHFQRYPHEFSGGQRQRICIARALALQPKLIVCDESVSALDVSVQAQVLNLLNDLKREFGITYLFITHDLSVARFMSDRLLVMHQGRIVESGPAAAIYAAPQHEYTQGLLAAIPKDSLADIEAAVASRA, translated from the coding sequence GTGCCCAACCCCCTCCTCACCGTTTCTAACCTCACCATTGACTTCTCCAGCCACCGCGGCGACGTGCGGGCCGTGGACAACGTGTCATTTGAGCTGAACCGTGGCGAAACGCTGGCCATTGTGGGGGAGTCGGGCTCGGGCAAATCAGTGACTTCGCTGGCTCTGCTTGGGCTGATTCCGATGCCGCCCGGCCGCATTTCCAGCGGCAGCACCGTATTTCTTTCCGAAAAACTCGGCAATACCGACCTGCTGAAAATCTCCGAAACCGACCTGCGCCAGGTGCGCGGCAACGACATTGGGATGATTTTCCAGGAGCCGATGACCTCGCTGAACCCCGTGTATACCTGCGGCAGCCAGGTGGTGGAAGCTCTGCTGCTGCACACCGACTGCACGCCCAAGGCCGCCAAGCAGCGCACCATTGAGCTGTTTGCCGAAGCCCAACTGCCGCGGCCCGAAGCCATCTTCAACAGCTACCCGCACGAGATTTCGGGCGGCCAGAAGCAGCGCGTGATGATTGCCATGGCCATGGCCTGCCGCCCGGCCTTACTCATTGCTGACGAGCCCACGACCGCCCTCGACGTGACGGTGCAGGCCCGGATGCTACGCCTGATTGACGACCTGCGCCGTCAGCACAACACCGCCGTGCTCTTCATCACCCACGACCTCGGCGTAGTGGCCGAAATCGCCGACCGCATCTTGGTGATGTACCGGGGCAAGGTCGTGGAGCAGGGGAGGGTGCTGGATATTTTTTCAAATCCCCAACATCCGTACACAAAAGGGCTTTTGGCGTGCCGTCCGCGCCTCTCGGTGGGCAAAAAACGCCTGCCCGTGGTGGCCGATTTCATGCGGGAAGACGCCAGCGGGCAGCTTTTGGCCCAGCCCGCGCCCGTGCTTCCGCTGCCAGATGAGGCACTTGTGGAATCTTCGCCTGAAGTGGAGCAACAGCAGTTACGGGATAAAATCGAAACCGCCAAAACGTTCCCCGTGGAACATAGCCCAGTTAGGGATGTTCCACGCCCCGTTGAGCTTACTTCGGTGCCTTTCAACGAGCCCCTCGTGGCCTCAACAACCAGCTCAACCGAACCGCTTCTCCAGGTTCAAAACCTCCAGGTGTACTTCCCGCTTCGCAAGGGCTTTTTCCGGCGGGCTACCGACTACGTGCGGGCCGTGGACGATGTCAGCTTCACGCTCTACCCCGGCGAGACCATTGGGCTGGTAGGGGAGTCGGGCTGCGGCAAAACCACCCTGGGCCGGGCGCTGCTCCGCCTCACGGAACCAACGGCGGGCAGCATCCTGTTCGAAGGAACCGATTTGGCGAAGCTGTCGAGCGGTGACTTGCGCCGCCGTCGGCGCGATTTGCAGCTGGTATTCCAGGACCCGTACGCCGCCCTCAATCCCATGTTGACGGTGGGCGAGGCCATTTGGGAGCCGATGCGCGTGCACAACGTGGGCGGCACCCGCCAGCAGCAAAAGGCGAAAGTGATGGAGCTGCTGCGCACCGTGGGGCTGCGCGAGGAGCATTTCCAGCGCTACCCGCACGAGTTCAGCGGTGGGCAGCGGCAGCGCATCTGCATTGCCCGGGCGCTGGCTTTGCAGCCCAAGCTTATTGTTTGCGACGAGTCGGTTTCGGCCCTCGACGTCTCGGTGCAGGCGCAGGTCCTCAACCTGCTCAACGACCTCAAACGCGAGTTCGGCATCACCTATTTGTTCATCACGCACGACCTATCCGTGGCCCGGTTTATGAGCGACCGGCTGCTGGTCATGCACCAGGGCCGCATCGTGGAGAGCGGCCCGGCGGCGGCCATCTATGCTGCGCCGCAGCACGAATACACCCAAGGCCTGCTGGCCGCCATCCCGAAGGATAGTTTGGCGGACATCGAAGCCGCCGTGGCCAGCCGGGCGTAA